Proteins encoded in a region of the Leptolyngbya sp. FACHB-261 genome:
- a CDS encoding ABC transporter ATP-binding protein: protein MSVSTTSKKTPTRDLRPSRSDWRLLLDIWPYARKSRRLLLISLILLVPLSVAGAIQPLLVQRAIDGPIKNHDLAGLNGLAILLAVTVLVQLAFQSVQGYLVQKVGQQITAAIREDLFAHVLSLSSNFFDRTPVGRLITRLTSDVEALGDVFATGAVGIVSDLFSLVVIAITMFSLRWDLALLLTVMLLPVTGVILYFQQQYRKANYKAREELSTLNSVLQENILGVGVVQIFRRERFNARQFHQINERYVREVDKTIFHDSAVSATLEWVGLAAIAGVLWVGGLQVINGNASGTVGGLTFGTLSAFVLFSQRLFNPLRQLAEKFTTIQAGFTAVERINGILHEPIEIRDPERPRSLPAEGRGEIRFEHVWFAYKDEDYILKDLDFTIRPGEKVALVGPTGAGKSSIIRLLGRLYEATKGRVLIDGVDVRDITQTELRSHVGVILQDGFLFTGDIKDNIALGEPYSLEEVQAAAQRMNVDGFIRRLPNGYLTPVRERGSNLSGGQKQLLAFARAAVRNPRILVLDEATASLDVGTEVLVQEALEKLLEGRTAIIIAHRLSTIRNVDRILVLKQGQLAESGNHRELLEKGGLYASLYKLQMLGQ, encoded by the coding sequence ATGTCCGTTTCCACAACCTCCAAAAAAACCCCTACCAGAGACCTGCGACCTAGTAGGAGTGACTGGCGGCTCCTGCTCGACATCTGGCCTTATGCTCGCAAAAGCCGACGCCTGCTACTAATCTCTTTGATTCTGTTGGTGCCTCTGTCAGTGGCTGGGGCGATTCAACCATTGCTGGTGCAGAGAGCGATTGATGGTCCGATTAAGAACCATGACCTGGCAGGGCTGAATGGGTTGGCCATACTGTTGGCTGTGACAGTTCTGGTGCAACTGGCGTTTCAGTCGGTGCAGGGCTATTTGGTGCAAAAGGTCGGGCAGCAGATTACCGCCGCCATCCGGGAAGACCTCTTTGCCCATGTCCTATCCCTCTCTTCAAATTTCTTTGACCGTACTCCTGTGGGACGGCTGATCACGCGCTTGACTAGTGACGTGGAGGCGCTAGGCGATGTCTTTGCCACAGGTGCGGTAGGTATCGTATCGGACCTATTTTCGTTGGTTGTAATTGCGATCACAATGTTCAGCCTGCGCTGGGACCTAGCTCTGTTGCTGACGGTGATGCTGTTGCCAGTGACAGGCGTGATCCTTTACTTCCAGCAGCAGTACCGCAAAGCCAACTACAAAGCACGGGAGGAACTGTCCACGCTGAACTCGGTGCTTCAGGAAAATATTTTGGGCGTCGGAGTGGTACAGATCTTCCGCCGAGAACGCTTCAATGCTCGCCAGTTTCATCAAATCAATGAGCGCTATGTCCGGGAAGTTGATAAGACAATTTTTCACGACTCAGCGGTGTCAGCCACCTTGGAGTGGGTTGGGCTGGCTGCTATTGCTGGGGTGCTGTGGGTAGGCGGACTACAGGTCATTAACGGCAACGCCTCGGGCACTGTAGGTGGCTTGACCTTCGGCACGCTCTCAGCCTTTGTCCTGTTCTCGCAGCGTCTGTTTAACCCACTGCGCCAGCTTGCGGAGAAGTTCACGACTATCCAGGCAGGCTTCACTGCCGTTGAGCGGATCAATGGCATTCTGCATGAACCGATTGAGATCCGGGACCCGGAGAGACCTCGCTCATTGCCTGCGGAGGGTCGAGGTGAGATTCGGTTTGAGCATGTTTGGTTCGCTTATAAGGATGAAGACTACATCTTGAAGGATCTAGACTTCACGATCCGTCCTGGCGAGAAGGTTGCTCTAGTCGGACCAACGGGGGCTGGCAAGAGCTCAATTATTCGTTTACTGGGACGCCTCTACGAAGCCACTAAGGGCCGTGTACTAATCGATGGCGTTGATGTGCGCGACATTACTCAGACCGAGCTACGCAGCCATGTTGGTGTAATTCTCCAGGATGGCTTTTTGTTCACGGGTGACATTAAAGACAACATTGCCTTGGGCGAACCTTACTCCCTAGAAGAAGTGCAGGCAGCCGCTCAGCGCATGAACGTAGACGGCTTTATTCGTCGTCTGCCTAATGGTTACCTCACACCTGTGCGAGAGCGAGGCAGTAACCTCTCGGGCGGGCAGAAGCAATTGCTGGCCTTCGCCCGCGCTGCAGTTCGTAACCCTCGGATTCTAGTGCTAGATGAGGCAACAGCAAGCCTCGATGTTGGTACTGAGGTTCTGGTGCAAGAGGCGCTAGAAAAACTGCTGGAGGGCCGCACGGCTATTATCATTGCCCACCGTCTCTCTACAATTCGCAACGTCGATCGGATTTTAGTACTCAAGCAAGGGCAATTAGCCGAATCGGGCAATCATCGAGAGTTGTTAGAGAAGGGCGGCCTTTATGCCAGCCTTTATAAATTGCAAATGTTAGGTCAGTAG
- a CDS encoding gas vesicle protein, whose translation MPASTLPNTPAPRPGSPLKTATSASSLADILERVLDKGIVIAGDVTISVGQVELLSIRIRLLISSVDKAREIGINWWESDPHLSSRAQELVQTNQQLLARIDSLERRLAESQVPEPKPSLAEPERFAQD comes from the coding sequence ATGCCTGCCTCTACTCTCCCCAATACCCCTGCCCCCCGTCCTGGCAGCCCTCTGAAGACCGCAACCAGCGCCTCTAGCCTCGCCGATATCCTTGAGCGGGTTCTGGATAAAGGCATTGTGATTGCTGGGGATGTCACGATTTCGGTAGGCCAAGTTGAGTTACTCAGCATCCGTATCCGGTTGTTGATCTCCTCAGTTGATAAAGCTCGAGAGATCGGCATTAACTGGTGGGAGTCAGACCCGCACCTGAGCTCCCGGGCTCAAGAGTTGGTTCAGACAAACCAACAACTCTTGGCTCGCATTGATAGCCTTGAGCGTAGATTGGCTGAGTCCCAAGTCCCGGAACCAAAGCCGTCCCTGGCTGAACCCGAACGGTTTGCCCAAGATTGA
- a CDS encoding pentapeptide repeat-containing protein, producing the protein MQAEELLRRYAAGERNFRSADLSGAELSATDLSGAYLSEANLRGAFLTEANLAGVNLSKADLSGADLGNACLSSANLTGACLSEVYLGRARLNQAKLTEVSLSRAYGCSANLAGAYLMGADLTDTDFSSADLSDAYLSGAGLAGANLRRADLSRAKLSGASLSEANLSEARLAGADLSEAYLGGADLSGADLSNTNLSGACLSGTIMPDGTIHW; encoded by the coding sequence ATGCAAGCTGAAGAACTGTTAAGACGGTATGCGGCAGGAGAGCGGAACTTCCGAAGTGCTGACCTCTCTGGTGCAGAACTCAGCGCAACCGACCTCAGTGGCGCTTACTTGAGCGAAGCCAATTTGAGGGGAGCCTTTTTAACTGAAGCCAATCTGGCCGGTGTCAATTTGAGCAAGGCAGACCTAAGCGGTGCCGATCTGGGCAACGCTTGTTTGAGCAGTGCCAATCTGACTGGAGCCTGTCTGAGCGAGGTTTACCTGGGCCGAGCACGCCTAAACCAGGCTAAATTAACCGAAGTCTCTTTGAGCCGCGCCTATGGCTGTAGCGCCAACTTAGCGGGAGCGTACCTAATGGGCGCAGACTTAACCGACACCGATTTTAGCAGTGCTGACCTGAGCGATGCCTATCTTAGTGGCGCAGGTCTAGCTGGCGCTAATCTTCGCCGAGCCGACCTGAGTCGGGCAAAGCTCAGTGGTGCCAGCCTGAGCGAGGCCAATTTGAGTGAAGCTCGCTTGGCTGGTGCTGACTTGAGCGAGGCATATCTTGGTGGCGCTGACCTCAGTGGTGCTGACCTGAGCAATACTAATTTGAGCGGCGCTTGCCTGAGCGGCACGATCATGCCGGACGGAACCATTCATTGGTAA
- a CDS encoding tetratricopeptide repeat protein, which produces MRFSLAVLVTWILLAPLASVTLADPVPVRKHPVHPEPLPPVYVPPNPSPNYPPDVLPVARSLSPLELRALREQAERLQGLGTAQVRAKNTTTAFTTWREELAIRHRIGDRTAVANTLGRIGVTARQAQQSVQLQFASQGLQQLLTQADQQGPPLGLNTLRAIASAYEQMVLALPAIAVHERLLAQQRARGNRAGEIASLTALGRLNNASFRFAESAAANEQLLQLLRGQDSVGELATLRELEHSYSELDDHRRGLVVRQALVALYQQRQDLAQLPPLQIRLAEDYLALDQPDQALQTYQEAFALSRSLSQFYRASESLAQLAQLYSGQKNYPQALRAYNLLLQVQQQSDNRLGLLDTYAALGDLYAAQEQYTPALAAYQQGLDIAQSFGNHRLAPLRDRIARVQAAQDQP; this is translated from the coding sequence ATGCGCTTCTCCCTTGCTGTCCTGGTTACTTGGATCCTGCTTGCGCCTCTTGCCTCGGTTACTCTTGCTGACCCCGTACCAGTACGGAAACACCCCGTCCATCCTGAGCCTCTGCCGCCGGTCTACGTTCCGCCCAATCCCAGTCCGAACTATCCTCCTGACGTCCTACCTGTTGCTCGGAGTCTTAGTCCACTGGAGTTGAGGGCTCTTAGAGAACAAGCTGAGCGCCTTCAGGGCTTGGGAACTGCCCAGGTGCGAGCGAAAAATACCACCACTGCTTTCACAACCTGGCGAGAGGAACTGGCTATTCGTCACCGCATTGGTGACCGCACAGCAGTAGCCAACACACTAGGCCGCATTGGTGTAACCGCTAGACAAGCTCAGCAAAGCGTCCAGCTTCAGTTTGCGTCTCAAGGACTCCAACAGCTGCTCACCCAAGCTGATCAACAGGGGCCACCCTTAGGGCTAAACACACTTCGGGCTATTGCTAGTGCCTATGAGCAGATGGTTCTAGCCTTGCCTGCGATTGCTGTTCATGAGCGCTTACTGGCTCAGCAACGAGCTAGAGGCAACCGAGCTGGAGAGATTGCCAGTCTCACAGCTCTAGGCCGATTAAATAACGCTAGTTTTCGGTTTGCTGAGTCGGCTGCTGCCAACGAGCAGTTGCTCCAGTTGCTCCGTGGTCAGGATTCAGTTGGCGAGTTAGCTACCCTCAGGGAGCTAGAGCATTCTTATAGTGAGCTTGACGATCATCGTCGAGGTTTGGTTGTGCGGCAAGCTTTAGTCGCCCTCTATCAGCAACGCCAGGACTTAGCACAACTGCCGCCTTTACAAATTCGCCTAGCAGAAGACTACCTGGCACTTGATCAACCCGATCAAGCCCTGCAAACTTACCAGGAAGCCTTCGCACTGTCTCGCTCGCTTAGCCAGTTCTACCGCGCCAGCGAGAGTTTGGCCCAGCTAGCCCAACTTTACAGCGGCCAGAAGAACTACCCGCAAGCGCTTAGAGCTTACAATCTGCTGCTCCAAGTGCAACAGCAATCCGATAACCGCTTAGGCCTGCTAGACACCTATGCAGCCCTTGGGGATCTATACGCTGCCCAGGAGCAGTACACCCCTGCTCTTGCCGCCTACCAGCAGGGACTTGATATTGCTCAGAGTTTTGGCAATCATCGTCTGGCCCCTCTGCGCGACCGAATTGCCCGAGTGCAGGCAGCTCAGGACCAACCCTAA
- a CDS encoding CGNR zinc finger domain-containing protein, which yields MAFTGLGQITLLRCCEGANCTFWFHDRTKSHARRWCSMAICGNRAKATSH from the coding sequence TTGGCTTTTACTGGCTTGGGTCAAATAACTCTCTTGCGCTGCTGCGAAGGGGCAAACTGCACATTCTGGTTCCACGACCGAACCAAAAGCCACGCCCGCCGCTGGTGCAGTATGGCTATCTGCGGCAACCGGGCCAAGGCTACATCGCACTGA
- a CDS encoding methyltransferase produces the protein MQDYQVKFETITIGNVDFRIRSLQDSQQFSDPDGEAEKLGISSALWPLFGLVWPAGLVLAEIMSSFPVAGKRVLEIGCGLALASIVVHQRGADITASDHHPMAKSFLAENVALNNFSPINFQAGDWSTQNPLLKKFDLIIGSDVLYEQNHPGLLSKFIDLHSNEQVEVMIVDPDRGNHAKFSREMVALGYSHTTHRCDAQEIRGLPFKGRILNYQRQAG, from the coding sequence ATGCAAGATTACCAAGTAAAATTTGAGACTATTACTATCGGTAACGTAGACTTCCGAATCCGGTCACTTCAGGATTCTCAACAATTTTCAGACCCAGATGGAGAGGCGGAAAAGCTTGGCATTTCATCTGCCCTTTGGCCGCTATTTGGGCTTGTTTGGCCGGCAGGTCTGGTTCTTGCAGAAATTATGAGTAGTTTTCCCGTAGCAGGGAAACGGGTTTTAGAAATTGGATGTGGCCTTGCTTTGGCCAGTATCGTGGTCCATCAACGTGGGGCAGATATCACGGCCAGTGATCATCACCCCATGGCGAAATCCTTTTTAGCAGAAAACGTAGCTCTCAATAATTTCTCCCCTATCAATTTTCAGGCAGGTGACTGGTCTACACAAAACCCCTTACTCAAAAAGTTTGACCTCATCATCGGTAGCGACGTGTTGTACGAACAGAATCATCCTGGTCTCTTATCAAAATTTATTGATCTCCACTCTAATGAGCAGGTGGAGGTGATGATTGTAGATCCTGACCGCGGCAATCACGCAAAGTTCAGCCGAGAGATGGTCGCACTCGGGTATTCGCATACAACACACAGGTGTGATGCCCAAGAAATACGAGGTCTGCCTTTTAAAGGACGAATTTTGAATTATCAGCGCCAAGCGGGGTGA
- a CDS encoding diacylglycerol/polyprenol kinase family protein, with translation MMASDWFGLAASYIYSAALLAVGELLRKLVGLQPRFTRKIIHIGAGMWVFGVLALFQHWQLGILPFATFIGLNYLFYRYRLISAMDSEDSSPGTVYFALSVTLLFGLLWRPAGPIDQAPIATAGVMAMTWGDALAALIGRSYGRHRYQVGQSERSWEGSAAMFISSAVAMAWVLLALPGSALCPLAIPVETGRVLLAALLGASAATLVEAVSPHGTDNLSVPLVAAGVVWVVISRGA, from the coding sequence ATGATGGCCAGCGATTGGTTCGGGCTTGCTGCCTCCTACATTTACTCTGCTGCCCTGCTCGCAGTTGGAGAGCTTCTACGCAAACTGGTTGGTCTTCAACCGAGGTTCACGCGCAAGATCATTCACATCGGAGCGGGTATGTGGGTTTTCGGCGTACTAGCCCTATTTCAACATTGGCAGCTTGGCATTTTGCCCTTCGCCACATTTATTGGCCTTAACTATCTCTTCTACCGCTACCGGCTGATTAGCGCCATGGACTCCGAGGACAGTTCTCCTGGCACGGTCTATTTTGCTTTATCTGTCACTCTGCTGTTTGGCCTACTATGGCGACCCGCAGGTCCTATAGACCAGGCACCCATTGCAACTGCTGGCGTGATGGCGATGACTTGGGGCGATGCCTTAGCTGCATTGATTGGCAGGAGTTATGGGCGACATCGCTACCAGGTCGGCCAAAGCGAACGGTCCTGGGAGGGCTCAGCAGCAATGTTCATCTCCAGTGCCGTGGCTATGGCCTGGGTACTGTTGGCGTTACCCGGCTCAGCCCTCTGCCCACTGGCCATCCCTGTAGAAACGGGGCGAGTGCTATTGGCTGCGCTGTTGGGGGCGAGTGCCGCAACCCTAGTTGAGGCTGTCTCCCCTCATGGAACAGACAACCTTAGTGTGCCGCTAGTCGCAGCAGGGGTGGTGTGGGTTGTGATCAGCAGAGGGGCATGA
- the gvpN gene encoding gas vesicle protein GvpN, which produces MATVLQARPRQFVNTAFTDSICRRALRYLQSGFAVHLRGPAGTGKTTIAMHLAGLMGRPMMLLYGDDDLNSSDLIGGQSGYTRKRVVDNYIHSVVKVEDDMRHKWVDSRLTLAAREGFTLVYDEFNRSRPEANNVLLSVLEERLLVLPPNSNQSEYVRVDQNFRAIFTSNPEDYCGAHKTQDALLDRMITIDIGLPDLDTERAILVTRVGLTTTEALKIAHLIRAYRQKFDGVKAGAGQSQPSSLRTCLMIGRIAKEHEIIISGKNDDFRHLCEDVLLSRYSLGNFEDAKEVLSNLLDQLP; this is translated from the coding sequence ATGGCAACTGTGCTTCAGGCGCGTCCGCGTCAATTCGTCAACACTGCCTTCACCGATAGCATCTGCCGTCGGGCGCTGCGTTACTTGCAATCAGGCTTTGCAGTCCATCTTCGGGGTCCTGCTGGGACGGGCAAGACCACAATCGCGATGCATCTAGCCGGATTGATGGGTCGCCCCATGATGTTGCTGTACGGTGATGACGACCTAAATTCCTCTGACCTGATCGGTGGGCAGTCGGGTTACACCCGCAAGCGCGTTGTTGATAACTACATTCACTCGGTAGTGAAGGTAGAAGATGACATGCGCCACAAGTGGGTAGATTCCCGTTTAACTCTGGCTGCACGGGAAGGCTTCACACTGGTCTACGACGAATTCAACCGCTCGCGTCCTGAAGCCAATAACGTCTTGCTGAGCGTTTTGGAAGAAAGGCTGCTGGTTCTACCACCCAATAGCAATCAGTCAGAATATGTGCGCGTTGATCAAAACTTCCGAGCAATCTTCACGTCGAATCCTGAAGATTATTGTGGAGCGCACAAAACCCAAGATGCGCTGCTAGACCGGATGATCACCATTGATATCGGTCTGCCTGATCTAGATACAGAGCGAGCAATCCTGGTGACGCGAGTGGGTCTAACCACCACGGAAGCGCTGAAGATTGCCCATCTAATCCGCGCCTATCGTCAGAAGTTCGATGGAGTTAAGGCTGGTGCAGGCCAATCGCAACCGTCTTCTCTGCGAACCTGCCTCATGATTGGGCGGATCGCCAAAGAGCACGAGATCATTATCTCGGGCAAAAATGACGATTTCCGTCACCTGTGCGAGGATGTGTTGCTCTCTCGCTACAGTTTGGGGAACTTTGAGGATGCCAAAGAAGTTTTGAGCAACCTGCTCGATCAACTGCCGTAA
- the gvpA gene encoding gas vesicle structural protein GvpA — MAVEKVNSSSSLAEVIDRILDKGIVVDAWVRVSLVGIELLAIEARVVVASVETYLKYAEAVGLTATAAAPAA, encoded by the coding sequence ATGGCTGTTGAAAAAGTAAACTCCTCCTCTAGCCTTGCAGAAGTTATCGACCGCATTCTTGACAAAGGAATTGTTGTTGATGCTTGGGTCCGTGTTTCTTTAGTTGGTATCGAACTACTGGCTATTGAGGCCCGTGTTGTTGTTGCTTCTGTCGAAACCTACTTGAAGTACGCCGAAGCCGTTGGCCTCACCGCCACTGCTGCTGCCCCTGCTGCTTAA
- a CDS encoding glutathione S-transferase family protein encodes MMSKLAPRNQTGEYIRPSSQFRQVIGTEAISPYPATTGRYTLYVGLSCPWAHRTLVVRALKGLEEAIDVSIVSPSPLEGGWIWNHEEEGCRSLAELYQLAAPGYNGRSTVPVLWDKQTKTIVNNESAEIIVILNSAFNEVAKHPDLDLYPEALREKIDQWNEKIYHAVNNGVYRCGFAQTQEAYDQACTELFTTLDAIDAALATNRYLCGEQVTLADVRLFTTLFRFDSAYYGLFKCNRRRIQDYQHLGAYLRDLYQLPGVANTCDLESVKKDYYGNLFPLNPSGIIPAGPDMTNLLEAHGRDRVGSA; translated from the coding sequence ATGATGTCGAAACTGGCGCCGCGCAATCAAACGGGCGAGTACATTCGCCCCAGTAGCCAATTCAGGCAGGTTATTGGCACTGAGGCAATCAGCCCTTACCCAGCCACAACGGGGCGCTATACCCTCTATGTTGGGCTCAGTTGCCCCTGGGCGCATCGAACCCTGGTTGTGCGGGCCCTCAAAGGGCTTGAAGAGGCAATTGACGTTTCTATCGTCTCGCCCTCTCCACTAGAAGGGGGGTGGATCTGGAACCACGAAGAAGAAGGTTGTCGCAGCCTCGCTGAGTTGTACCAGTTGGCGGCACCAGGTTACAACGGGCGCTCCACGGTTCCTGTGCTCTGGGACAAACAGACCAAAACCATTGTCAATAACGAGAGTGCCGAGATTATCGTGATTCTGAACTCGGCCTTCAATGAGGTTGCTAAGCACCCCGATCTTGATCTATACCCCGAGGCTCTGCGGGAAAAGATTGACCAATGGAACGAAAAGATCTACCACGCTGTCAATAACGGTGTTTATCGTTGTGGTTTCGCCCAAACTCAGGAAGCATATGACCAAGCTTGCACTGAGTTGTTCACGACTCTTGATGCAATTGATGCTGCTCTAGCCACTAATCGATACCTGTGCGGGGAGCAAGTCACACTTGCGGATGTGCGTCTGTTCACCACTTTGTTCCGCTTCGATAGCGCTTATTACGGCCTCTTCAAATGCAACCGCCGCAGAATTCAAGACTATCAACACTTGGGTGCTTATCTGCGCGACCTCTATCAGCTTCCGGGCGTTGCTAATACCTGCGATTTGGAGAGTGTCAAGAAAGACTACTACGGCAACTTATTTCCCCTCAATCCGAGCGGCATTATTCCTGCTGGCCCAGACATGACTAACTTACTGGAAGCACATGGTCGAGACAGGGTTGGTTCGGCGTAA
- a CDS encoding rhomboid family intramembrane serine protease — protein sequence MSSYELVQISPDTIAASIPEVFKTQAKILGGFVAVLWVLEIVDSLLLRGALNRYGIRPRRVVGLRGILFAPFLHGDLGHLAANTPPLLVLGWFIMLRDLNDFWIATPVVWLVSGLGVWLLGASNSNHIGASGLVFGYLGFLLLRGYFEQSPLAIAFAVAAGLLYGSLIWGVLPNQRGKSWQGHLFGFIGGGLAARFLPELQQYFARFL from the coding sequence ATGAGCAGTTACGAACTAGTTCAGATTTCTCCTGACACCATTGCGGCTAGCATCCCTGAAGTTTTCAAAACTCAAGCCAAAATTCTTGGCGGGTTTGTTGCCGTCCTATGGGTTTTAGAAATCGTTGACTCACTGCTGTTGCGAGGAGCGCTTAACCGCTATGGCATTCGGCCCCGCCGAGTAGTTGGTCTACGGGGAATTTTGTTTGCCCCTTTTTTGCATGGCGATTTAGGTCACCTAGCAGCCAACACGCCCCCTCTACTGGTTTTGGGCTGGTTCATCATGCTGCGGGACTTGAACGACTTCTGGATTGCCACACCTGTTGTCTGGTTAGTGAGCGGCCTAGGTGTTTGGCTATTGGGAGCATCTAACTCCAATCACATCGGCGCGAGTGGTCTGGTGTTTGGCTATTTGGGATTTTTGCTGTTGCGCGGTTATTTTGAGCAGAGCCCATTAGCAATTGCTTTTGCAGTGGCCGCAGGTTTGCTTTACGGTAGTTTGATTTGGGGTGTCTTGCCCAATCAACGGGGAAAGTCGTGGCAGGGCCATCTATTTGGCTTTATCGGCGGAGGTCTAGCTGCTCGTTTTTTACCCGAGTTACAGCAGTATTTTGCACGATTTCTATAG
- the gvpA gene encoding gas vesicle structural protein GvpA — MAVEKVNSSSSLAEVIDRILDKGIVVDAWVRVSLVGIELLAIEARVVVASVETYLKYAEAVGLTATAAAPAA, encoded by the coding sequence ATGGCTGTTGAAAAAGTAAACTCCTCCTCTAGCCTTGCAGAAGTTATCGACCGCATTCTTGACAAAGGAATTGTTGTTGATGCTTGGGTCCGTGTTTCTTTAGTTGGTATCGAACTACTGGCTATTGAGGCCCGTGTTGTCGTTGCTTCTGTCGAAACCTACTTGAAGTACGCCGAAGCCGTTGGCCTCACCGCCACTGCTGCTGCCCCTGCTGCTTAA